CTTTTCATGAAATGAGAAGCTATAGATTTAGAATCGTTAAACTTTAAGGCTGGGTGGGCCCATCTAAACTCATCATTTTACTGCTCGTTTTACTGCTGGCAAGGCCCAGAAAGGGTTATGTGACTTatcaaaacatcttttaaaaataataaaagttgtcTGAGCACAgtgagctcacacctgtaatcccaacactttgggacactgagcatcacttgaagccaggagttcaagatcatcctggacaacatagtgagaccctgtcattacaaaatttaaaaattttaataaataaaagttatattaaAAAACTCAAAGTATGAAAATATAGGTGGCCAGGCATGatacctcacacctgtaatcccagcactttgggaggccaaggtgggcagatcacctgaggtcaggagtttgaggccatcctggccaacaaaccccatctctactaataatataaaaattagccggatgtggtggtgcgcacctgtaatcccagttattcaggagattgaggcaggaggatctcttgaacccgggaggtggaggttgcagtgagccaagattgcgccactgcactccagcctgggccacagagcaagattccgtctcaaaaaaaaaaaaaaaaaaaaataggggaaaaCATCATTCCTGATTCCATAATTcaaacaattttaaacatttgttaaaattttggGGTGTTTCCTCTCAGCCTTTTTTTTAACTCTGAGGTTTGACTTTTCCTAATATAACTCTAAGCATTTTTACATATTAATGCATATCCTTAGAAACAATTATTTTCATGGTTGTCTAATATTTCATGGAGTTGATAGAGTTTACTTTTTCATTCTTCTATAATATGGCATTCATATTATTTCCAACTCTTTATAACTACAAATAAAGCCgctatgaatatatttatatacaaaactTAAATATAATTAGTATTACCATAAAAGtcatatttgatttttctcagaAGTAAGATAAAACTTCCTAATGGaagcctttttttccttttgaaaatttgTTAATGGACAAAATAGAGTAgattctccattttctttatgGATCAAGCTATGAACAGTCAAAATGATAAGATGTAGAGGCAGGCTGATAATTGCCTTTCCATTATGAGCAAAACAATCTTTATGTGAGTAgtacaggcaaaaaaaaatttaaactaaaattaTACTCTACCTGTTGAAAAGCTTTTTCTGCTTGACGTTCAGCATCAATAACTTGTCTCTCAAGCTGTTGCATCTGTAGAGTGagggaaaatataaatacaaaaatttatttttgaaaaataagccTTTCTGAAAAAGGCTTTAAAAATCTCAATGTCATCATCagtttggatattttaaaatagttcacTGGAGATGAGTTAAATACAGTTAGCACATTAAAGGCTCTTTGCATATTTAAAAGTTGATCAAAATGCCAGAGTTTTGATTCTTTTAATACAAGGACTATATATATACCTCAAGAGTATTCATCAATAGAATTTTCTTCAGTGgattgtaaattaaaaattactgattAACATATATTAAGAACAAGAAATAAATCTAAGAGGAAAGAAAGGCTTCAAATGTCCTATTTGACGGGTTGATCAAAAAGTCATAATGACATCAAGGAAGTGGTGGGTTCTCATGAACTCCGTGGGTGCTACGTTTAAATAAAAACTCTGGGTAGTTTTACATTCTTACAGACTGATAGAGGGAGTATAGAAGAGATTCTTTGattaaacacacagacacacaaatactAAAACGAATATTATAAGGAGAATTTTAAAAGCCTTAAGAAGGACCCCATGCTAATCAACATAAGGGATGTGTTGTACCAGGGGCTGAATACACAAATCGTGAGGTAAAactcaattttattctttttggctCAGTGCTGATGTCTGGCCCACTTTAGAGCCGTCTGTGACTCATCTCTGCTCATCTTCAACTTTATTGTTGGTTGGAAGGCCGGGCGTGCAGAACTCCTGGTATACCTCTCACCCGCAGCAGCCCGGACCGCATCCGCAGTGGCCGCCGCGTCCGGCTCTTGCCCCGCCCCCTTCTCTACGCCACCGACAAGCAACCTCCCGCAGCTAGAGTGGCCCAACCGGGAGCGCGGCCGCCAGCGCCGGAAGGCGCAGCACCCCGGGACCCGGTCCCAGACTGCCTTTGACCCTGGCGCACTGTCCTAACGCCTGGAAAATGGTCTCCGCTAGTGGGACATCATTTTTTAAGGGTATGTTGCTTGGGAGCATTTCCTGGGTTTTCATAACTATGTTTGGCCAAATTCACATTCGACACACAGGTCAAACTCAAGACCACGAGCACCATCACCTTCGTCCGCCTAACAGGAACGATTTCTTAAACACTTCAAAAGTGATACTTGTGGAGCGCAGTAAAAGTATTCGTGTTTTCTGTATCATCTTTGGAGAATCCGAAGATGAGAGTTACTGGGCTGTACTGAAAGAGACCTGGACCAAGCACTGTGACAAAGCAGAGCTCTACGAtactaaaaatgataatttgttCAATATAGAAAGCAATGACAGGTGGGTACAGATGAGGACCACTTACAAATACGTCTTTGAAAAGTATGGCGACAACTACAACTGGTTCTTTCTTGCACTTCCCACTACGTTTGCTGTCATTGAAAATTTAAAGTACCTTTTGTTTACAAGGGATGCATCCCAACCCTTCTATCTGGGCCACACTGTTATATCTGGAGACCTCGAATACGTGACTGTGGAAGGAGGGATTGTCTTAAGTAGAGAGTCGATGAAAAGACTTAACAGACTTCTCGACAACTCTGAGACCTGTGCAGATCAAAGTGTGATTTGGAAGTTATCTGAAGATAAGCAGCTGGCAATATGCCTGAAATACGCAGGAGTTCATGCAGAAAATGCAGAGGATTATGAAGGAAGAGATGTATTTAATACAAAACCAATCGCACAGCTTATTGAAGAGGCATTGTCTAATAACCCTCAGCAAGTAGTAGAAGGCTGCTGTTCAGATATGGCTATTACTTTCAATGGACTGACCCCCCAAAAGATGGAAGTAATGATGTATGGCCTGTACCGGCTCAGGGCATTTGGACACTATTTCAATGACACACTCGTTTTCTTGCCTCCAGTTGGTTCAGAAAATGACTGAGGGCTGGAGAATAATAGACCTGTGCTGTCCaagagcacttgaaatgtggctagtccaaattcTGATACagtgtaagtgtaaaatacatacTTCATTCAATAATTCATATATTattagaaaacagtatgaagatgtAAAACATCTCattagtaatattttatattgacTCCACATTGAAATAGTGTTTTGGATATTttgcattaaataaaatatactattaaaattaatttcacctgctttttaattttattaatgtgtCTATTAGAATATTTTAAGTTACACATGTAGCTTACATATTTCTACTGGATAATAAAGGTGTGGAACATTTGTTGTCACCATGTATGGCCACATATTTAACTGCCTGTCCACatggcagcattttttttttttttcaatggagtcttgctttgtcacccaggctggagtgcagtggcacaatttcggctcactgcaacctccgcctcccaggttcaagtgattctcctgtctcagcctcctgagtagctgggactacaggtacacaccaccacgcccagctaatttttttatttttagtagagacggcgtttcaccatattggtcaggctggtcttgaactcctgacttcaggtgatccacctgtctcagcctcccaaagtgctgagattacaggcatgacccaccgcacccagccctgtggCAGCATTTTAAAAGGCAGTTTATTACAGGGATCTAGATTCTGGAAGAGGTTTCAAATATTTGGATATGTAAATAACTGCAAGTATATTCTCAGTACCTCATATGtaatttctgtgaaaatatttcaaatgtttaatgAGCAAGTATTGTGGTTTCAAAGCATTTTGTTGAATTACTTGTTTAGACTATGGCACTATATAGAAGCAGCTGGACAAGCATTATGTCTTTGGGATGTCTCTAGAATATTCCCTAAACCAAAAACCAACTAGCAAACACATGCCAATACCACATTCTTCCACTACTGGCAATATGCTGACAATTGTCACTTCTACAATATAACTATATTCTATTTTCAGGGAAATTTGGTTTTTCTGGAGCCTTACTTAGCCTGGATTTTGAACATTGTCAGGATTGTGAGGAGAAACAGAAGAATGCACAAAATTTTGCTAgtgaaaaaatagttttcttaagAGAACTATGCAAATATCTTGTCTGATTTCTCCTTCTCAAATGTTTAGTTTCTAGTGATAACAGGAAGGACAAAAGTCAGCTTGCTTCACTGTTACATAACTAATACAGGTCTTTCTACATAGTAGGTATTTAGTATCTTACAAATTATTGATGAAATGACAAAGCTCTCTGTCATGCCTAAAGTACCATGCATATATGAAGAACAGTATCATTATTTTTACCACTgccaaataactttttttctgctCCTATGGCACTGACTTCCTATCTGTACTATCTTCCCAACTACATTGTAAAGTTGCTTGAAGGCAGAATCAGGCTCAAAAGTTACTTGCTTTGTTAATGAAAAGGAGGTAATCCTTGAAATATTAATATagggaaaactggaaagaatgcTGAACTTAAAGGCAAGACCTAAATTTGAACCCAGATTCCAATACTAGCTATGTGATGATGGGTACATTATTTAACTTATCTGAGTCTCCGCTCCCTACCTGTAAAATGATACAACACTTATTTCACAGCATTTATAAACAGAA
This genomic window from Pongo pygmaeus isolate AG05252 chromosome 12, NHGRI_mPonPyg2-v2.0_pri, whole genome shotgun sequence contains:
- the C1GALT1C1L gene encoding C1GALT1-specific chaperone 1-like protein — encoded protein: MVSASGTSFFKGMLLGSISWVFITMFGQIHIRHTGQTQDHEHHHLRPPNRNDFLNTSKVILVERSKSIRVFCIIFGESEDESYWAVLKETWTKHCDKAELYDTKNDNLFNIESNDRWVQMRTTYKYVFEKYGDNYNWFFLALPTTFAVIENLKYLLFTRDASQPFYLGHTVISGDLEYVTVEGGIVLSRESMKRLNRLLDNSETCADQSVIWKLSEDKQLAICLKYAGVHAENAEDYEGRDVFNTKPIAQLIEEALSNNPQQVVEGCCSDMAITFNGLTPQKMEVMMYGLYRLRAFGHYFNDTLVFLPPVGSEND